TTCCGAGCGGTTGCTTCTCTGGAGAAAGATGGGCTGGTTATGCGGACCATGATGGAAGGCCAAGAGCAAGGGCCTAAAGTTTCGTCTCTCAAAAGCAAGGACTCGAAGAAGAAGCCTTAGGCCAATAACTGCGAGCTCAAGATCAGGAGCCAAAGCGGAccgagaagaaagaaggaaggcttCATCTACTCCAAGCCCCTAAAGAAGTCAAGGTTTGGAACCCCAAAAAAAGGATTGTAAATGGAAAGAGTTCGTTTCTTTCTCAAATTGGATTAATGGATCGTCCGTCCAACTGGAAATGATAACAGAATGCATATGTCATTAAAAGGAATTCCAATAAGGGGAAAAATAGAGTATACCACCAACCTTATTTCCTATATGAGGGAGGAAGCAAATTGAAGAACCCGCGGATACGGGAAAAACTCAAATTTATTGTTAGCCAAGGAAAATGACTCGTGGTAAAGACAGATAGACTTTGACCAGACGTGCTcggaatcttttttttttttcgatccgAGCGAAGTTGTTATCACTCCTTCACCTCGTAAACTCGGTAAAGTGGCTTTGCTCCTCGCTTTTGttcaattataaaaaagaatcactttgaTGGAGATTTATAGCATCATTCAAGTAAATACAGATTGAGATCGTAGAAACATGAGCTTGTGATATAGCTACACCTAATTCCGGACCGGTTAATGCAAGAACTATAAATAAAGGACCAAGATCCCCTATGAAATAGAAAAGATCATTCATACATAGCATAGTCCAAGCGGACCCACTTAAAATCTTGACTGAACTATGACCGGCCATCATATTAGCAAATAAACGTATTCCTGAGCTTAATGCGCGAAAACAATGAGGGATTAGCTCAAGGAGTACTAAAAAAGGTGCTAACGGCAGTGGGACTCCTGCGGGTAAAAAGAAGCTTA
The Rhodamnia argentea isolate NSW1041297 unplaced genomic scaffold, ASM2092103v1 Rarg_v2.20, whole genome shotgun sequence genome window above contains:
- the LOC125313379 gene encoding LOW QUALITY PROTEIN: NAD(P)H-quinone oxidoreductase chain 4, chloroplastic (The sequence of the model RefSeq protein was modified relative to this genomic sequence to represent the inferred CDS: deleted 3 bases in 2 codons), whose translation is VSAGSSICFLPHIGNKVGYTLFFPLLEFLLMTYAFCYHFQLDDDPLIQFEKETNSFHLQSFFWGSKP